The following proteins are encoded in a genomic region of Tenacibaculum sp. 190524A05c:
- a CDS encoding sulfate adenylyltransferase subunit 1 translates to MNVLKIATAGSVDDGKSTLIGRILYDTNSLTEDKLQAIEEKSRQRGFDYLDFSLATDGLVAEREQGITIDVAHIYFSTAKTSFIIADTPGHIEYTRNMVTGASNSKASIILVDARNGVVEQTYRHFFINNLLQVKEVVVAVNKMDLVDYSEEKFNQIKGEIEYLAEKSDYKNQKITFIPISALNGDNVVNPSSNIDWYSGKSLLEYLEGLNLEEKEDDAQARFPVQSVIRPKTDEFHDYRGYAGKLYGGNLAVGDKVTVLPSAIESTIKSINFFDQEFNEVKGGSSFTLTLEDDVNVSRGDMIVKAGEEPQITKQLEATICWMDKSPLQASDKYYIKHGVNDAQVKITSLENIIHTDFSGKDENPSKLSLNEIGKVQLKLSKPLLVDSYKENKSNGAFILIDPKTNNTSGVGFIN, encoded by the coding sequence ATGAACGTACTTAAAATAGCAACAGCGGGTAGTGTAGATGATGGGAAAAGTACATTGATTGGAAGAATTTTGTACGACACAAATTCATTAACAGAAGATAAGCTACAAGCAATTGAAGAAAAAAGTAGACAACGCGGATTTGACTATTTAGACTTTTCTCTAGCTACAGATGGTTTGGTTGCTGAAAGAGAACAAGGAATTACTATTGATGTAGCTCATATATATTTTTCAACGGCAAAAACTAGTTTTATCATTGCAGATACTCCTGGTCATATTGAGTATACAAGAAACATGGTGACGGGTGCTTCGAATTCTAAAGCTTCTATCATTTTAGTAGATGCTAGAAACGGAGTTGTAGAGCAAACGTATCGTCATTTCTTTATCAATAATTTATTGCAAGTTAAGGAAGTTGTAGTCGCAGTAAATAAAATGGATTTGGTTGATTATTCAGAAGAAAAGTTCAATCAAATTAAAGGAGAAATTGAATATCTAGCTGAAAAGAGTGATTATAAAAATCAAAAAATAACATTCATTCCAATTTCTGCTTTAAATGGTGATAATGTTGTGAATCCTTCTTCGAATATAGATTGGTACTCGGGTAAAAGTTTACTAGAATATTTGGAAGGACTAAACCTTGAAGAGAAAGAAGATGATGCTCAAGCTCGTTTTCCTGTACAATCTGTAATTAGACCAAAAACAGATGAGTTTCATGATTATAGAGGATATGCAGGAAAATTATACGGAGGGAATTTAGCTGTTGGAGATAAAGTAACTGTGCTACCATCAGCCATTGAATCTACCATAAAAAGTATCAATTTTTTCGATCAAGAATTTAATGAAGTAAAAGGAGGAAGTTCATTTACACTTACTCTTGAAGATGATGTTAATGTGAGCAGAGGAGACATGATTGTGAAGGCAGGAGAAGAACCTCAAATCACAAAACAGTTAGAAGCGACTATTTGTTGGATGGATAAATCACCTTTACAAGCTTCAGATAAATACTATATAAAACATGGTGTAAATGATGCTCAAGTAAAGATTACGAGTCTAGAAAATATAATACATACCGATTTTTCAGGAAAGGATGAAAACCCTTCAAAATTGTCCTTAAATGAAATAGGTAAAGTTCAACTAAAGT
- a CDS encoding trans-sulfuration enzyme family protein, producing MSQNFETQAVRIQTERSQFSEHSTPLYLTSSFIFDDAEDMRASFAEEKQRNLYSRFSNPNMTEFVDKIVAMEGAEAGYAFATGMSAVFSTFAALLNSGDHIVSSRSVFGSTHSLFTKYLPKWNIETSYFKVNEVDKVESLIQPNTRILYAESPTNPAVDVLDLELLSSIAKKHNLLLVVDNCFATPYLQNPIKFGADLVIHSATKLIDGQGRVLGGVTVGKADLVREIYLFSRNTGPAMSPFNAWVLSKSLETLAVRADKHCENALKVAQFLENHPEVNFVKYPFLKSHPQYEVAKKQMRLGGNIVAFEIKGGVEAGRRFLDRIKLCSLSANLGDSRTIVTHPSSTTHSKLSTEDRLEVGITDGLVRCSVGLEFVDDVIEDLNQALNN from the coding sequence ATGAGCCAGAATTTCGAAACACAAGCGGTAAGAATTCAAACAGAAAGATCTCAGTTTTCTGAGCATTCAACGCCATTATATTTAACATCGAGTTTTATTTTTGATGATGCCGAAGATATGAGAGCTTCCTTTGCGGAAGAAAAACAACGTAATCTATATAGCCGCTTTTCAAACCCAAATATGACTGAGTTTGTAGATAAAATTGTTGCTATGGAAGGAGCAGAGGCTGGTTATGCTTTTGCAACAGGAATGTCTGCGGTGTTCTCAACTTTTGCAGCGTTGTTAAATTCAGGAGATCATATTGTTTCTTCTCGTTCTGTGTTTGGATCTACTCATAGTTTGTTCACAAAATATTTACCAAAATGGAATATTGAAACGAGTTATTTCAAGGTAAATGAAGTAGATAAAGTAGAATCATTAATTCAACCGAATACAAGAATATTATATGCAGAATCACCAACAAATCCTGCTGTTGATGTTTTAGATTTAGAGTTATTATCATCTATTGCAAAAAAGCACAATTTGTTATTGGTTGTCGATAATTGTTTTGCTACACCATACCTTCAAAATCCTATTAAGTTTGGTGCTGATTTGGTAATTCATTCGGCAACTAAGTTAATTGATGGTCAAGGTCGTGTTTTAGGTGGAGTTACAGTGGGAAAAGCTGATTTGGTTAGAGAAATCTATTTGTTTTCTAGAAATACTGGACCTGCAATGTCTCCATTTAACGCTTGGGTACTTTCTAAAAGTTTAGAAACTTTAGCAGTTAGAGCAGATAAACATTGTGAAAATGCATTAAAAGTTGCTCAGTTTTTAGAGAATCATCCAGAAGTGAATTTTGTAAAATACCCGTTTTTGAAATCTCATCCGCAATATGAGGTTGCGAAAAAACAAATGCGTTTAGGAGGTAATATTGTGGCATTCGAAATTAAAGGCGGAGTAGAAGCAGGGAGAAGGTTTTTAGACCGAATTAAGTTATGTTCGTTATCCGCCAATTTAGGAGATAGTAGAACAATTGTTACACATCCTTCATCTACAACTCATAGTAAATTGAGTACAGAAGATCGATTAGAAGTAGGAATTACAGATGGTTTAGTTCGATGTTCGGTAGGGTTGGAATTTGTAGATGATGTAATTGAAGATTTAAACCAAGCTTTGAATAATTAA
- the cysD gene encoding sulfate adenylyltransferase subunit CysD: MSTNILSVGALESEAIYILREVVAQFEKPVLLFSGGKDSITLVRLAQKAFYPAKIPFPLLHIDTGHNFPETIEFRDRLVKELGVELIVRNVQDNIDAGKVKEETGKYSSRNILQTETLLDAIEEFGFDACIGGARRDEEKARAKERIFSVRDDFGQWDEKNQRPELFDMLNGRIDLGQNVRVFPISNWTELDVWTYIQKEAIEIPSIYFAHKRETFVRDGLIWSANDEVVYRDEDELIEERTVRFRTVGDMSCTAAVISDASNIDRVVEEIRASRISERGARIDDKRSEAAMEKRKQQGYF, translated from the coding sequence ATGAGTACAAATATATTAAGTGTAGGAGCATTAGAAAGTGAAGCAATATATATTCTTCGTGAAGTAGTAGCGCAGTTTGAAAAACCAGTGTTGTTATTTTCAGGAGGAAAAGACAGTATCACGCTAGTTCGATTGGCACAAAAAGCATTTTACCCAGCAAAAATACCTTTTCCATTATTACACATAGATACAGGACATAATTTCCCTGAGACAATTGAATTCAGGGATAGATTGGTTAAAGAATTAGGTGTGGAATTAATTGTTAGAAATGTACAGGATAATATCGATGCTGGTAAGGTAAAGGAAGAAACTGGAAAATATTCAAGTAGAAATATTTTGCAAACAGAAACTTTATTGGATGCTATTGAAGAGTTCGGATTCGATGCTTGTATTGGAGGAGCAAGAAGAGATGAAGAAAAGGCAAGAGCGAAAGAAAGAATTTTTTCTGTAAGAGACGATTTCGGACAATGGGATGAGAAAAATCAACGTCCAGAATTATTCGACATGTTGAATGGAAGAATCGATTTAGGTCAAAATGTTCGTGTATTTCCAATTTCAAACTGGACAGAGTTAGATGTGTGGACATACATTCAGAAAGAAGCAATTGAAATTCCATCAATTTACTTCGCTCATAAACGTGAAACATTTGTACGTGATGGATTAATCTGGTCTGCGAATGATGAGGTTGTGTATAGAGATGAAGATGAACTAATTGAAGAGCGTACTGTTCGTTTTAGAACAGTTGGAGATATGAGCTGTACGGCTGCTGTGATATCAGATGCGAGTAACATCGATAGAGTTGTTGAAGAAATCAGAGCCTCAAGAATTTCAGAACGAGGTGCAAGAATTGACGACAAGCGATCTGAGGCAGCAATGGAAAAAAGAAAACAGCAAGGATATTTTTAA
- a CDS encoding phosphoadenosine phosphosulfate reductase family protein gives MSLEKIDIVEINKQLEGKSPEEIIKWSLSVAKNPVITTNFRPYESAILHLVVSQNKDIPVVWCDTGYNTPQTYKHAEELIHNLQLNVHLYVPKQTSAHRDVVLGLPTIDDPNHAIFTEQVKLEPFKRAMNEHQPDVWFTNLRKGQTAFRDSIDIVSVSKDGIIKVSPFYNFSDEELDAYLEKYNLPNEFKYFDPTKVENNRECGLHI, from the coding sequence ATGAGTTTAGAAAAAATAGATATAGTAGAAATCAATAAACAACTGGAAGGAAAGTCTCCAGAGGAAATCATAAAATGGAGTTTGAGTGTTGCTAAAAATCCGGTTATCACTACAAATTTTAGACCTTATGAAAGTGCGATTTTACATCTCGTAGTTTCTCAAAACAAAGATATTCCTGTGGTTTGGTGTGATACAGGTTACAACACGCCTCAAACATATAAGCATGCTGAGGAACTGATTCATAATTTACAGTTGAATGTTCATTTATACGTTCCAAAGCAAACGAGTGCTCATAGAGATGTCGTGTTGGGATTACCAACTATTGATGATCCGAATCATGCAATTTTTACGGAACAAGTAAAATTAGAGCCTTTTAAAAGAGCAATGAATGAACACCAACCAGATGTTTGGTTTACAAATTTGAGAAAAGGTCAAACAGCGTTTAGAGATAGTATAGATATTGTATCTGTAAGTAAAGACGGTATTATCAAAGTTAGTCCGTTTTACAATTTCTCAGATGAAGAATTGGATGCATATCTTGAAAAGTATAACTTACCAAATGAGTTTAAATATTTCGATCCTACAAAGGTTGAAAACAATAGAGAATGTGGTTTACATATTTAA
- a CDS encoding Rrf2 family transcriptional regulator, with the protein MLSKKTKYGIKALTFIARQEKGVKVQIATISESENISHKFLESILLTLRKAGVLGAKKGKGGGYYLLQEASEIKMTKVIRTLEGPIAMVPCVSLNFYEKCADCPDEDKCSVHKLMIQVRDNTLDILRNTTLADLV; encoded by the coding sequence ATGCTTTCTAAAAAGACAAAATATGGTATAAAAGCACTCACTTTTATTGCTAGGCAAGAAAAAGGAGTTAAGGTTCAGATAGCTACAATATCTGAAAGTGAAAATATATCACATAAATTTTTAGAAAGTATCTTACTTACCTTAAGAAAAGCAGGCGTTTTAGGAGCCAAAAAAGGAAAAGGAGGCGGATATTATTTATTACAAGAAGCTTCCGAAATTAAAATGACAAAAGTGATTAGAACACTTGAAGGTCCCATTGCAATGGTTCCTTGTGTGAGTCTAAATTTTTATGAAAAGTGTGCTGATTGTCCAGATGAAGACAAATGTTCTGTTCATAAATTAATGATTCAAGTTCGTGATAACACCCTTGATATCCTAAGAAATACAACACTTGCAGACTTAGTATAG
- a CDS encoding DUF2061 domain-containing protein, whose amino-acid sequence MIVEQVLESKTNYKEDKDSEKPIRSIVKSISWRAVGTLDTVLISWIITGKIDTALSIGAIELITKMILYFFHERVWNTIKWGKR is encoded by the coding sequence ATGATTGTAGAGCAAGTACTAGAAAGTAAAACGAATTATAAAGAAGATAAGGATTCCGAGAAACCTATCAGAAGTATCGTAAAGTCCATAAGCTGGCGTGCTGTAGGAACTTTAGATACGGTATTAATTTCTTGGATCATTACAGGAAAAATAGATACGGCCTTATCAATAGGAGCGATTGAATTAATAACAAAAATGATATTATACTTTTTTCACGAAAGAGTTTGGAATACCATTAAATGGGGTAAAAGATGA
- a CDS encoding OsmC family protein, producing MNIELSNYNKHLVFEAKNQTGYSLLVGQTVDHTQVNAIRPMELMLVSLASCSSIDVVKILNKQKVFDFEYNVSIDASREEDQIPSIFKEITITYSFDGEISSNKVKKATNLALEKYCSVAKIIEQTAKIKYKVVLNKEEI from the coding sequence ATGAATATTGAATTATCTAATTATAACAAACATTTAGTTTTTGAAGCTAAAAACCAAACTGGTTATTCATTACTAGTCGGACAAACTGTAGATCATACTCAAGTAAATGCGATTCGTCCGATGGAATTGATGTTAGTGAGTTTAGCAAGTTGTAGTAGTATTGATGTGGTAAAGATTTTAAACAAACAAAAGGTTTTTGATTTTGAGTATAATGTTTCAATTGATGCTTCTAGAGAAGAAGACCAAATCCCATCAATCTTTAAAGAAATTACAATTACTTACAGTTTCGATGGTGAAATAAGTAGTAACAAAGTAAAAAAAGCAACAAATCTAGCATTAGAGAAGTATTGTTCAGTAGCAAAAATTATAGAACAAACTGCCAAGATTAAGTATAAAGTAGTTTTAAATAAGGAGGAAATATGA